ACCTCACCCAGGGAGAAGTAGACACAGATGGTTCTCTCTGCATCCATTGAACACTTTGCCCTGTGGGCCTCCTGGCCTGGGCACTGGAGACCTTGCTCTGAGAGCCTCCTGCCCTCTTCCTTTTGTCCAGTCAGACATGGTCTTAATATCTCATATCACTGTTGGCATGCCAGTCATGCCCGGGCCCATCTGTTAGAGGGGATCTTGGTTTCCACAGCTACTTAGCCCCATCACAAGCCAGTGGGAGTTTGGGGAACTGCCGTGTTGGTCCAGCTCTGGTTGCTGGTTCCCCTTGGGGCTCTGAGCTAGCTCAGCCGTGACTCAAATTTGTGTTGCACCATCCTCAGAGTAgccttgaggggcagctaggtggtgcagtggagagagcaccagccctggagtcaggaggacccgagttcaaatccaacctcaggcacaataattgtgtgaccttgggcaagtcacttaatcccattgccttaaataaaaacttaaaaagaagtcAGAGTAACCTCAAGAGTTGAGACATGCCATGGTGAGACACCTTGACCAGTGGAGCCCAGGTCTCCTCAGTAAAGCTTTAAGGGGTCAGCCCCTTGGTCTCTCTGCCTGGagcagggtgggggtgggtgggagaggGTATATGTCACTGTTGGAACAGCTTCTCCTTCCTTAGGGCTGGGGCCAAGAGGCCGAGCAGAGCTGACCAGGCTTCCGGAGAAATCGCAGGATGATGGGGACCACGCAGCTGTCCTTGGGCCAGGTACAGATGGGCAGGGAGACAGACCCCTTCTTACCCTGTCCTTTTTCCCCTCCTAAGAGGGGACAAGCATTATTACCCCCCTTCTCTCTGCAGGGAGTCAGCTGCCAGAGGAGAAAGGACCTGAAGTACAGCCTCTTAATGAAGAGGGGCTGGATCAGGAGACCAGCGATGGTGAGGGGTCCTGGGGTCTGGATAGGGGCTGGGGGCTGGAGGGCCAAGGTGATGCAGGTTCACTCTCTTTggccttctcttcttcctcctcatctcctcccttcttctctcctctgctcAGGTTCTGGCTCCTGGGAGGATGCTGCCCTCCTGACTGAGGCCAACCTGCCCACCACCTGCCCAGAAACCCTGGGCAGCGCAGACCCCCCGGGCAGCAGTGTCGTCGAGAGCCCTACAAGCACCTCCCACCTCCGCTCAGCCTGCTCCAGTTCTTGAGGGTGGGGGCTCTGGTCCTCACACACCTAGCACTTTTCCTTTGccctccatcctttcctcttttcctcacaATAAACTTTTTTCCACACCATCTGGTTTCCTCACTGTTTGGGCCAGATTAGGAGGGTCACCACTCAAGGAATGGAAATGTGGCTGCCCCTGGAGCCTTCCCCACTTGCCCTCTCACATCAGCGCCACTCTGTTCATGTGGGGGGACTGAGGGACCTGGAGCCAGCCCAGGACAGTCCTTGGTGGCCTGGTTCTTCTGGAAGCTATTAGTCTTTCCATTCATGCTGGGGGGGGGAGCCAGGGGGCTGAGCAGCTCTACACTGGGAGGTATAAGACCGGAAATCAGTCTGGTGGGAGTGGTGAGGATTTGAGCTGGAGAAGCTGCCCCTGGCCTCCTCTCTAGGCTCTGTTACTGGCAGTCACGGCCTAAGAGGCCTCCGCCTGTTCCCTGTCACCCAGATGTGCGGTCCACCCAGAACCTGACTTGCCCACACGCCTAACACATTCCAGCCCTAAGCTTCTGGCTGGTGTCCatgttcccttccctttccagGACCCTGGAAGCCTGGCCTCCAGCTGGGCCAAATGAATGTGGTTTTCCCCATCCCTGGTCCCGTGACTCAGACCCCATAGCTGGACCAGCCCTTCTCTTTGCAGCCACAGGACCACAGATGGGGTGGGGGAACAGATAGTGACCTCACTGCTGAGGCTTATAAAACAGGAGCCTCTGGACAAAATTGGGGCAGCGGAGCTCAAAGGCTGAGATGTCCCCACCTGTGCTGGTGTGACAACTCCCACCACTCATCTACCTGATTCCAGAAAGGTCGCCTGCTAACTGCCAGCTGGTGAGTAAGGGCTGGGTTTTGTTGggagaggttgggggggggggcggcgacAAGGGAGCATTCTGAAGCTTCCTTTAGAGTTCGGTCTCTCTGTTCAAGACCCCgttcttggcagagataactGCAggactttgccatttccttccccagctcatttttcagcggaaactgaggcagagtgaagtgactagttcagggtcacccagccatgaaatgtctcagactggatttgaactcgatcCGACTCCAGGCTAGGCACTCTGTGCACtctggcaccacctagctgaccagaATCCTGGAAGGTTCCTAACTGCCACTATTCATCTCCATGTTATAAAAAGGAAGCCTAATATAGAGGGAAAAaccctgaatttggagtcaggtttcaggttcaaatcctgaaccTTGTTAATATACATATTGACTGTAGGCAGGGTTTCCTTCCCAGCTCTAAAGCCTATGAATTTCCCTCAAGCCAGTCGACACATGGGCTCTGGGCTGAAGGTAGCTAGCTCTGTTGCTTCAGcctgaggggtgggggtggggtgtcaTATAAAAGTTTATATGTGTGTGGAGAAACATGGATAAACGTGCATCTATACACCCGAACACCTATTTAGATGaagtaggtgtgtgtgtgtgtgtgtgtgtgtgtgtgtgtgtgagagagagagagagagagagagagagagagagagagagagagagagagagagagagacctttttgttcatctttggCTATCTCTCATGAgagatttccattttcttttattcactgACCCTCACATAGTTTTTATATCTGCTCACCTCCTAAGGGGCAGTTCTAATTTAACTACATTTTgggctttttttcttcattttggacttagaaagacaaaagaacatttccatgtacACTGCACCATCTCAACTGAGGATTCGCTATTAaaccatgaatttccatttcatactATTAAACCCTATATAATAAGTGCTACTTGTTTTCAAATCTACTCTTTCTATGCCTCCTCCTAATATTCTTTTATTCTCTGGTctaattcctttttaaatatttttctgtcttctctgCCCTAGAAAATGCTACCACTAGGCTCAAGTATGtgaattacatatatttatagatataaagatCTGCAAGGTCGTACTGTACAAACTTCCATTTCTGTCTGCTGGAgcggatagcatcttccttttaAGTCCTTAATAGTTCATTTGGGTAATTACAATATTCAAAATGACTTAGGCACTCAAAGTTGAtcataaaacaatattgctgttaccataaacaacattctcttgattctgctcatttcactcctcATCATTTCATGCAGGttgtttacatttttctaaaattaaccaacccatggggcggctaggtggagtagtggataaagcaccggccccagagtcaggagtacctgggttcaaatccggtctcagacacttaataattacctggctgtgtgaccttgggcacgtcacttaaccctgtttgcctgcaaaaaaaaaaaccaacctaaaaaataaacaaataaaattaaccaacccaggggcagctagtagagcactggccctggagtcaggaggatctgagttcgaatttggcctcagacacttaattacctagctgtggggccttgggcaagccacttaatctcattgctttgcaaaaacctaaaaaaacccaaacaaataaaattaatcagcCCGTCTTTTTTtaatagcacagtagtattccatcatcacatactacaacttgtttaacgattccccaactgatggacatcatggcaatttccaatcctttgccaacATAAAGCTCTTCTAGAAATTTTACGACATAAGGGTTCTTTTCCTTGTTCCCTAATCATCTCGGAAAAACAGATCCAATAGTGCTGTAGGCTGGGTCCAAGGGTAGAGTTTAATGACTCTTTGGACATCATTCCAGGCTCTCGAAAATGGTTGTATCGGTTCACAATCCCacaaacaatgaattaatgtcccaatttttccacatcccctccaacatttgtgtATCTGCCCTACTATAATGTGAACCAAGCTGGTAGGTATAAAATAATAtcccaaggttgttttaatttgtagtaATGATtcagattatttttcatttgactaaaaattgttttgatttcttttttttttgttttgatttcttcatcaaaaatctgcttgttcatatcctgtAACTatttattgattggggaatgactcatattcttatatatttgacaaaattctttatatatttgaaatatgagtCTTTAAGAAGGTGTCTCTGAAAATAATCCCCCCCCACaattttatgctttccttcccatcttggctacattggttttatttgtacaaaaccttttttttaatttaatgtaattaaaattattcattttatacctcataatgctttctctcatttattcataaattcttctgtCCATAATTCTGGAAGGTAatgtttttcctattttcttataACATCTCCCTCTAGATCTAGattatgtatccattttgaccttatcctgGTAAGTGGTCTGTGCCCACTATCTGCCAGActgttttctatcatttttttttaagtttttgcaagacaatggggttaagtgacttgcccaaggccacacagctaggtcattattaagtgtctgaggtcggatttgactcaggtactcttgactccggggccagtgctctatccgctgcgccacctagctgcccctcaaattctttttttttaatcaaataatgaattcttatccccccCAAACTTGAGTCTTCACCCTGTCAAGCCTGAGATTACCACACTGACTGTTGTAAACTGTATGTCTACTCTGCCCCATTgatctccttttctgtttcttagtTAATATCGTAGTTGATCATTATTACTGCCTTATGacatagtttaagatctggtaacCCTAAATTCGtttcctttacatttattattagttcctttgataatcttaaccttttgttcttccaagtgaattttgttattttttccaacttggtaaaaatttttggtaatttaattggatGGCATTAATTTAGGTaagattctcatttttattatcttggaacccatgaacaattaatatttctttggtcatttaaatctgactttattgaTATAAAATGTTGTTATTCTGTTCATATAAatcctgggtttgttttggcgGGCATACTCATCCTGTCTATAGTTATTTGAAATGGGGtagctacctttttttttttccttccccttattATAGGTACCATGCTGAATTCAACCTTTTTCCTGCAGTTTCTggctgttgttttctttttcccacaCTTGGCTTGGTCTTTTTCTTCAGAGGActatgaggaagaggaggaggaggaaggagagaagaccCCTCCTCCCAATATGGATCTCTGCAATTATGACCATTGTAGACATCTTCAAGTTCCCTGTCAAGAACTCCGTGGCCCTAATGGCACATTCTGCCTCTGCCCAGCTCTCTCCAGCCCCCACCAACGGCCAGACCCTCCCCGTCTTGGAGAAGTTCACATCTGGGCAGACCAGGGCCGGGCAGCGGTCCACTGGTGTGCCCCCTCCTCCCCTGTGAACACATACTGGCTTGAACTCTGGGAAGGAGGCGCCCTGGTCAGAACCGGCCCTCCGATTCTGTACAACACCACTGTCCGAAGGGCAGTGTTGGAAGGACTGAAGCCTGGGGGAGTTTATCTCCTCTGTGTGGTGGCCTCCAATGATGCTGGGACAAGTTTTGTTCCAGAGGGAGGGGGGGCAGGCCAGACTTTCCCATCCCCCACCTCTCCATCTTTTGGACCGTGCCGCCATCTCTCCATTCCTCCTACCCCTCGGACCCTGGTACATGTGGCAGTGGGGATGGGCATAGTCCTGATCTGCATAAGCTGTGCCGCTTTGCTGTGGCATTTCTGTCTCCGGGATCGCTGGGGGTGCCCCCACCAGCCCCGAGGGCGACCTGCTTCCAGAGCTGCGGAGGAGCTCTAGTGGAACCTGCCATAAGCTTAAGGATCATGGGCAGAAAAAGGGGTGGGTGATGTGACCACCTGAGGACTGTCTGGTTGCCCACAGCTCAAGAAAGGAGCCTCGGCCTATGAAGGAGGAAGCTCCTGCAGGAGGGAAGGTGGCTAGCCCACGTGCCAACCCAGGGTTGCTCCAGCTGCAGTGTGCCTAATGGGGCTTTCCCCTTGTTGCCCCTGCAAAGGGTGAAAAGCTGCAATCCCAGAGAAAGAGGGCCCCTTATTGTacctgggaaggaagagacttgGCTGTCCTCCTGATCCTTGCTTTTTGCTGCCTAATAAACACACACTGAAGGGTCCAAGACTCCTGTCCATGGAATTCCTGTGAGCATGGCTGGGGGCcagtggggaggaagagggaaggcaacTCCTAGTAGGTGGGCCAGGGCCCATTCACCAGGTGGATCGACAGCTGAGAAGCAGAAGGGGCTTGCCACCACCCTCTACCTATGCACCTTGGGGAGGCTTGCAAAAAAAGGTCAGGAGCAAGAATCCAACGCTCTCTCCAGACAGAATCTCAGACAGGAACCAGTCCTGCTCCTCTGCCCCCTTCCCTTTCTATCCTGGCTTCCCTGCACACCAAGCTTTAGGGCCCAGGCTGTGTTCAGGCTGGCTGCTTTTCAGGGGCCACCTCtgtcatctagaaaatgaggggcCGTGTCAGAGTCAGGAACTTCCCGAGATGCTGTCATCTCTCAGGAGATGTGCATGGGTGGAGTGCTCTTAGCCTCTGACTCAGGTCCCCCGAGGCTCCAGAGAGCAGATGTTGGGAGGCCTGGGCTGGGACCAAGCCCCAGAGGCCCCAGCACAGGCCCGAGCCTGCACTTGCTCCCCAGCTCCTCCGGCTCTGGGGCCAGGCAGAAGGCAAGTCAACAAGCTTGTGCTGAGGatcacaacaacaaaaaaagcaaaacaacccTTGAGGAACTCGCAGTCCAATGGGGAGATGCCCATGCAACCCCCCTTGCACTAACAAGTTAGACTGGGAACACCAATGAGGGAAGGTGCTAAGACTGGAGAAGACTGAGAAAGGCTTGGCCCTGGGGAAAGGGGCGATGAGGAGGGAGAGTCCTGGGTGTAGGAGGCCTAGTCAAGGGTCTGATGCAAGGAAGGGCTACCCGGCTGTTgctgtggggtggggaggaagagtgGAAAGGGCAAGAAGATTGGGAGGGAAATGGAGGCTTCTAGATTTCCTTCTGAAGGCAACTGGGAGCCAGTGGAGGCAGGCGGAGTTGTGTGAGCAACCTAGCCCTTTAAACTTGCCTCAATTTGACATACAAGTGAAGGATGTACTGAAGTAGGTGCATCACTCAGTGACCAATGCAGCCGTCCAGGCTTAAGGGGATGAGACTAGGGGGGCATGGGAAGAGGGGGAGCATCTGGGAAAGGTGGCGTGCAAGTGATGGGCTAATGGGAGAGTGATAGCTAAGGTGTCCTTGGAGcctggggctggggtgggggtggggtaggagaGGATGTTACAGCAATGGAGGAGTTAGGAAGGGGGAAAGGGTTGAGGAAAGGCAATGAGTTCAGTCCTTAACTTAAGTTGGGCTACAAGGCGTTCATGTTTGAGCTAGCCAACAGGCAGTTGAAGATGGGAGACCAGTTTGGAAGCTAGGTTGGAGAATCATCAGTCCAGAGATGCTCCTTCAGTccaggagctgatgagatcaccagaGGAAAAGGGGAGTCCAGGGTGCTGGGGCTAGCCTAGAAGAAGGCAGGTTAAGAGGCAGGACCAGGAGAGAGCAGCGTCAGAGGCAAGGGGGTGAAGGGCAGCATGGAGGGCTGCGGAGGACAGAGAAGGCTCTGGCCACCTGTAGGCCCAGGTTCCTCCAGAGGGAGGCTTCCTCCGAATCCAGCCTGGAGAGCTAAGGAGGAAGTGGGAGCATCAGGCCTGGACTCAAGGAGTGTAGCCAGAAAAAGAGAGCTGGGAGGACAGTTTACAGGGACAGGGAGACTTTCAGGCGAGGACAGGGGACccatgggcatgtttgtaggtGCAAGGGAAGCAGTGAGGAGGTAAGGGGGGGATGACAGAAAGGGGGATGATAGAAGAGGATTTGTGCATGTGAAGGGGTTTGCCTTGGCAAGTAAAAGGGTCAGTTCTCAGATGACATAGTGACAGAAGGCCTCTGGGAGTGGGGAGttgaagggagaagagggagatttTAGAAATGGCTTTCATTTCATTGAGCTAGCTGAAAGTTTGGGGAAATGGGGAGCTATGGGAGGTTTGAAGGTGTCTAAAAGGTCTGGAGGAATACTGTGATAAGCAGGACAGGGAGTTAAGTAGGGGATGCAAAAGGATCCTCTTGCCGGTCCAGGGCCTGGCTGAGACTAAAGGATGCCATCAGAAGGATTTAGAGACTTGCTCCCATCTTGTTCCCCAGCAGGTGAGTAGGGAGCTCAGGTAGGGCAATGAATGGACAGGGCAAAGGGGCAAAAGACTGAAAAGGACAGAGTAGAGATGAGCCTGTCCACTGCAGGAAGGGAGACAAAGTATAGCTGATGATGTTGGgctttcattctggaagaagaccatgatatcagggaggtgatgtcatgacaagcacatggatggatttgaatgggggggggggggctgtgctaagtccccagcctcactttctcttccagagccaactggatccagtggccagacatggataaggatggctggagatggccctgaatgcagggcaatcagagtgaagtgacttgcccgaggtcacagctagtgtcaagtgacTGAAGTACCATTCTAACTCAGAACTTACTAGCTTCCAGGTTGatgctctacccattgcaccaccACCTGCCccacaaaaggttaagaatctctgacTTGAATACATTTAAACAAGAGTTGAAATGTAATATTTtcacagaagattttttttttccttttcctttttgtagaggcaatcacacttcagtgacttgcccagggttacacagctagtaaggagcTAAGGTCCTTGACTCCAGGATGGTGTTTTATCCAGTCTACCACTTAGACAAGGGGTGAAGACCcaggaaagaactagaaagaagtGGAataatgctctctctcctctccaaccACTGACCACCTTAAATCTTGGCTAAAATTCCACCTAAAGGATGGCCTTCCCCAAccccttttaatttaattcatctCTTCTgttcattatctatttttttaaagaaagatgtttttattttgaattttacaattttctccccattcttgcttccctccctccacccccccacagaatgcagtctgttagtctttacattgttcccatggtatacattgatctgagttgaatgtgatgagagagaaatcatatccttatggaagaaaaataaagtataagagataggagAATTacataagaacatttttttctaagttaaagataatagtccttggtctttgttcaaactccatggttctttctctgcatacagctggtattctccatcacaaatagccccaatttgtccctgattgttgccctgatggaatgagtgactctgtcaaggttgatcatcacttccatgttgctgttagggtgtacagtgtttttctggttctgctcatttcactcagcatcagttcatgcaaattcttccaggcttccctgaattcccattcctcctggtttctaatagaacaatagcgttccataacatacatataccacaggggcggctaggtggtgcagtggatagagcactggccttggagtcaggaggacctgagttcaaatccagcctcagacacttaatgatgacctagctgtgtggccttgggaaagccacttaaccccattgccttgcaaaaaaaaatatggtacATACAAATTTGGgttaaacatacatataccacaatttgttcagccattccccaattgaaggacatttacttgctttccaattctttgccaccacaaacagggctgctagaaatatttctgtacaagtgatgtttttaccctttttcatcatctcttcagggtatagacccagtagtgagtggtattgctggatcaaaggggatgcacatttttgttgccctttgggcatagttccaaatttctcttcagaaaggttggatgaatttacagttccaccaacaatgtattagtgtcccatatttcccatatcccttccaacattgatcattgtcctttctagttatactggccagtctgagaggtgtgaggtggtgcctcataGATGCTTAATTTGCacttttctaataagtaatgatttagagcaatttttcatgactatggatcgctttggttttcttaactataaattgtctttgcatatcctttgaccatttgtcaatgggggaatggtttgttttttttgaaaatttgcctTGGTTCtctgtatatgttagaaatgagtcctttgtcagcaacactagttgtaaaaattgtttcccaatttactacatttcttttgttcttggttacagtggttttgtctgtgcaaaagctttttaatttactgtaatcaaaattgtctagtttgtttttggtgatgttctccatctcttccttggtcataaactccttccctttccatagatctgacaggtaaactactccttggtctcctattttgcttataatattattttttatgtctaaatcctgtatccagttggatcttatcttagtatagggtgtgaggtgttggtctaatccaagtttcttccatgctaactttcaattttcccaacagtttttatcaaagagagtttttatcccaatagctggaccctttggatttatcaaacagcagattactataatcatttcctgctattgcacctagttcattccactgatccatgactgtttcttagccaataccagacagttttgatgactgatgctttataatataattttagatctagtaaggctaagccacattcttttgcactttttttcattaaatccctggaaattcttaacattttatttttccatattaatttacttacaatttttgctaactcattaattttttggaattttgactggtagggcactaaacaggtagtttcattttggtagaattgtcatttttattgtattaactcGTCCTATCCATGAATAGtagatgtttgcccagttatttaaatctgattttatttgtgtgagaagtattttgtaattgctttcaaaaaatttttgagtctaccttggcaggtaggctcccaggtattttatattgtctgaggttactctgaatgggatttctctttctagctcttcatttatagaaatgttgaggatttatgaaggtttattttatatcctgctactttgctaaagttgctaattatttttttttgggggggggcttctcttaaaccatcatgtcatctgcaaagagtgagagttttatctcttccttcccaattctaattccttcaatttctttttcttctcttattgcagaagctaacttttttattttttgctaggcaatggggttaagtggctagcccaagaccacacagctaggtcattattaagtgtctgaggttgaatttgaacttaggtactcctgactctatccactgtgccacctagccacctgaagttaacatttctaatacgatattgaatagtagtgttgataatgggcacccttgtttcacctctgaacttattgggaatgcctctagcctctccccattgcatataatgcttgtgggtggtttcagatagatactgcttattattctaaggagcagtccatttattcctatactctctagtgtttttagtaggaatgggtgctgtattttatcaaaagctttttcagcatctattgatatgatcatggtttttgataggtttgttttgatataattatactaacagttttcctaatattgaacccaccCTGCATGTCTGATcctagtgtattatcctggtgataacttgttgtaatcgtcttgctaagatttcattaagatttttgcatctatattcatcgggGAGagaggtctacaattttctttctctgttttatctcttcctggttgTGGTATCAGCACCATCTTGGCATCacagagttaggcagagttccctTGTTCGTTATCTGTGATGTAGCTTACTTTGTGCAGTtctgtttgcatgctgtctctgCCATGAGAGCCTGAACTCCTTGGGGGCAGGAACtggtcttttgtctctttctggaTCCCCAGCACTCAGCCCAATGCATTGGGTGCTTAGTTGTTGtttggaggtgatgccatgacaggcccCTGGGTGAGTGAGGGGGCCGTGCTCAGCCACCAGTCTGTTTCTCCTGCAGAGCCTTTGGGGCCTAGTGATGGGAACAGCACGCCTGGAGAACACCGCGGATGGGGAGGGGGCGGTCAGgtgaagtgactcgcccaaggtcacgcagctaggaagaggcaagtgtctggggccaaattcGAACTCGGGGCCGTGGGAGTCCAGGGCCGGCAGTCTGCCCAGTAACCTCCAGCTGGTGGCCCGGAAGTCCAGGCCTAGGGGAAGGGGAGGGCGGCCTTTCCGCCCCGGGAGCCTCGCTCCGGGCCCAGGAGTCGCCTAGGAAACCAGGGGCCTCTCCGCCCCTTCCCACCACGTGACCGTGCGCCTCGGAAAAGCGAAGCGGCCCCGGCCGCCTTGTCCCTCCGCAGCTCCCGTAGcggcccgcccccgccccgcggcCCACGTGACACAAACACCGGCACTTCCGATTCCCTCGGCTTCCTGCACCTCCCGCTCAGCCCTCCACCGTCCTCGGCCCCCTCCCCCGCCGCCCCCCACCGGCGCCCGACGCGTCCAGAGCCGCCGAGTCCGGGTGAGGACCGGGGagggggccggggcccggggcgCGGCCGGCGAgctcagggggaggggagggggcccgGGCCGGGCAAGGGGCGGGagccggccccgccccctcacGGGCCCGGAGGCGCGCGGCCCGGCCCCGCCTCCCACTGCCCCGCCTGCGCGCGCGGCCCCGAGCGGGGCGCGGGAAGGAGGCGGGGCCCGGCGCGCGCGCGCGGCTTCCTCCGCTCCGCCCCCTTCCGGGGAAGGCGGGGCGGGGCCGCCCTCCtgacccctcccctccccccaggtcCCGGCGGAGGCGGCGCCATGGCGGAGCGGACGGCTCTGGAG
The Macrotis lagotis isolate mMagLag1 chromosome 3, bilby.v1.9.chrom.fasta, whole genome shotgun sequence genome window above contains:
- the LRRN4CL gene encoding LRRN4 C-terminal-like protein, with translation MLNSTFFLQFLAVVFFFPHLAWSFSSEDYEEEEEEEGEKTPPPNMDLCNYDHCRHLQVPCQELRGPNGTFCLCPALSSPHQRPDPPRLGEVHIWADQGRAAVHWCAPSSPVNTYWLELWEGGALVRTGPPILYNTTVRRAVLEGLKPGGVYLLCVVASNDAGTSFVPEGGGAGQTFPSPTSPSFGPCRHLSIPPTPRTLVHVAVGMGIVLICISCAALLWHFCLRDRWGCPHQPRGRPASRAAEEL